Proteins from one Desulfonema limicola genomic window:
- a CDS encoding Tim44 domain-containing protein: protein MNKKQVLIILLITITTISLIFVMPSFAGPGGKIAKVIATTLLGKVILAVLTIIFLPLILYVWLREKLAERRTLKDLAFMAKYSPNFEWLRAKERILDCFYRIHRAWSTEDVSEASEYMSDWYWQNQQLVYLEKWKREGLYNECEVKKIQSIRPLLFVHRNDDSEHEGSLLIVSITARMKDFLVKRNTNEVVEGDKKFKDNETVWSFTLIDNKWRVSNIEESDFSLGYAGQIKYLPKIEDTLISENVIPAKKKWESSY, encoded by the coding sequence ATGAATAAAAAACAAGTTCTCATTATTCTATTGATTACAATAACAACAATCAGCTTGATTTTTGTTATGCCTTCATTTGCTGGACCAGGAGGCAAGATTGCAAAAGTTATTGCAACAACCTTATTGGGTAAAGTTATCCTGGCGGTTCTTACAATCATATTTTTGCCACTAATCCTTTATGTATGGCTTCGTGAAAAATTAGCTGAGAGAAGGACTTTAAAAGACCTTGCGTTTATGGCAAAGTACAGCCCTAATTTCGAGTGGCTCCGAGCAAAAGAACGAATTCTTGACTGTTTTTATAGGATTCATAGAGCATGGAGTACAGAAGATGTTTCAGAAGCAAGTGAATATATGAGTGACTGGTACTGGCAGAATCAACAGCTTGTATATTTAGAGAAATGGAAACGTGAAGGATTATATAATGAATGCGAGGTAAAAAAAATACAATCCATCCGCCCCCTTTTATTTGTCCATCGAAATGATGATTCAGAGCATGAGGGATCACTTCTTATTGTTTCTATAACAGCAAGAATGAAAGATTTTCTTGTAAAAAGAAATACCAATGAGGTTGTGGAAGGTGACAAAAAATTCAAAGATAATGAAACTGTCTGGTCATTTACTCTAATTGATAACAAATGGCGGGTAAGTAATATTGAAGAATCTGATTTTTCATTAGGATATGCAGGTCAGATAAAATATCTGCCAAAGATAGAAGATACGCTTATCAGTGAAAATGTAATTCCGGCAAAGAAAAAATGGGAATCATCTTACTAA
- a CDS encoding DEAD/DEAH box helicase family protein, which translates to MTNNINQNPEQIARDKIDKMLTAAGWIVQSKNRVDLSANKGVAVREYQTDVGPADYVLFIDRKPAGIIEAKKEEEGVRLTVHEDQAEFYAKSRLKFLNNDPLPFVYESTGILTRFTDHRDPKPRSRPVFSFHQPSSLEEMLKKPDTLRKRLQNMPELNEEGLRPAQKKAVKNLENSFKENRPKALVQMATGAGKTFMACTFIYRLLKHADAKRILFLVDTKNLGEQAEQEFLKFQPNDDNRKFTELYNVQRLNSSYIASDSQVCISTIQRLYFILQGKELDENLEQENPNEKIWEKKEPLPVEYSAKNPIEQFDFVVVDECHRSIYNLWKQVLDYYDAFLIGLTATPDKRTFGFFNENVVSEYTYEESVIDGVNVPYDVFTIETEITKKGAKINAREFVDKREKLSRRKRWDRLDEDYDYTPSKLDKDVVNPSQIRLIVKAFKKSLLTIFPDRFDENREFEVPKTLIFAKTDSHADDIIEIVREEFAEGNDFCKKVTYKTDEDPKSILNRFRNSWAPRIAVTVDMIATGTDVKPLEILLFMRDVKSLNYFEQMKGRGTRTINFDDLKRVTRTARHTKTHFVIIDAIGVTKSKKTDSRPLERKPGIALKDLLGAVAMGAHDEDLFTSLANRLVRLEKQLSEDEKAKFRDMSKGREVNQAARDLLNAYDPDVIEDKTQALINQIPAQERTPEKQAECRKQAQEKLITQAASIFTGELNEYIENVRRVHEQIIDIINQDNLLKAEWSSYSRDKAQEVARDFSKYLETHKDEIKALSIFYDQPYGLREITFKMIKDLLEKLKLDKPMLAPVYVWDAYAQLDNVKSSSPKNELTALVSLIRRVTGLDKTLTPYNKTVDNNFKNWIFKKHSGAGEKFTDEQMEWLRMLKDHIAASFHVEMDDLDYTPFDAHGGRGKMWELFGDGLGGIIDELNEALAA; encoded by the coding sequence ATGACGAATAATATTAATCAGAACCCGGAACAGATTGCCAGGGATAAAATTGATAAAATGCTGACTGCTGCCGGATGGATTGTGCAGTCAAAAAACAGGGTTGACTTATCTGCAAATAAAGGCGTGGCTGTTCGTGAATATCAAACAGATGTCGGACCTGCTGATTATGTTTTGTTTATTGACCGGAAACCTGCTGGAATTATTGAAGCAAAAAAAGAGGAAGAAGGAGTCAGGCTGACTGTTCACGAAGACCAGGCTGAATTTTATGCTAAAAGCAGATTAAAATTTTTAAATAACGACCCCCTGCCTTTTGTATATGAAAGCACAGGAATTTTAACAAGGTTTACAGATCACAGAGACCCGAAACCCAGGTCAAGACCTGTTTTCAGTTTTCATCAGCCTTCAAGCCTGGAAGAAATGCTTAAAAAGCCCGATACCCTGAGAAAACGGCTCCAGAACATGCCGGAACTCAATGAGGAAGGCTTGCGCCCTGCTCAAAAAAAAGCTGTTAAAAACCTTGAAAATTCATTTAAGGAAAACCGGCCAAAAGCCCTGGTGCAAATGGCAACCGGCGCTGGTAAAACCTTTATGGCCTGCACCTTTATTTACAGACTGTTGAAACATGCAGATGCAAAACGCATTTTGTTTTTAGTGGATACAAAAAATCTTGGTGAACAGGCTGAACAGGAATTTTTAAAATTCCAGCCCAATGACGACAACCGTAAATTCACGGAATTGTACAATGTTCAGCGCCTGAATTCAAGCTATATTGCCTCAGACAGTCAGGTCTGTATCAGCACCATTCAAAGGCTTTACTTTATCCTGCAAGGAAAAGAGCTTGATGAAAATCTGGAACAGGAAAACCCCAATGAAAAAATATGGGAGAAAAAAGAGCCTTTGCCTGTTGAATACAGTGCAAAAAATCCCATTGAGCAATTTGATTTTGTTGTTGTGGATGAGTGCCATCGTTCCATTTATAATCTATGGAAACAGGTGCTTGATTATTATGATGCGTTTTTAATCGGTCTTACTGCAACCCCGGATAAAAGAACATTCGGTTTTTTTAATGAAAATGTTGTAAGTGAATACACTTATGAAGAATCGGTTATTGACGGTGTAAATGTTCCTTATGATGTTTTCACTATTGAAACCGAGATTACAAAAAAAGGGGCAAAGATTAATGCCAGGGAATTTGTGGATAAACGGGAAAAATTATCCCGCAGAAAACGCTGGGATCGTCTGGATGAAGATTATGATTATACTCCCAGTAAACTTGACAAGGATGTGGTCAATCCAAGCCAGATAAGGCTGATTGTCAAAGCCTTTAAAAAAAGCCTGCTGACAATTTTTCCTGACCGGTTTGATGAAAACAGGGAATTTGAAGTTCCCAAGACCCTGATTTTTGCAAAAACAGACAGTCATGCAGATGATATTATTGAAATTGTAAGAGAGGAATTTGCAGAAGGCAATGATTTCTGCAAAAAAGTAACCTATAAAACAGATGAAGACCCTAAATCAATATTAAACCGGTTCCGCAATAGCTGGGCGCCCAGGATTGCAGTTACTGTTGACATGATTGCTACGGGAACAGATGTAAAACCTTTGGAAATCCTGCTTTTTATGCGGGATGTAAAAAGCCTGAATTATTTTGAGCAGATGAAAGGGCGGGGAACAAGAACCATTAATTTTGATGATTTAAAAAGGGTTACACGAACAGCCAGGCACACCAAAACCCATTTTGTTATTATTGATGCCATAGGCGTAACCAAATCAAAAAAAACAGACAGCAGACCCCTTGAGCGCAAGCCGGGCATTGCTTTAAAAGACCTGTTGGGCGCTGTTGCAATGGGCGCTCATGATGAAGACCTTTTCACCTCCCTGGCAAACCGTCTGGTGCGTCTGGAAAAACAGCTTTCTGAAGATGAAAAAGCAAAATTCAGGGATATGTCCAAAGGCAGGGAAGTGAATCAGGCAGCCAGGGATTTGCTTAATGCCTATGACCCTGATGTTATTGAAGATAAAACCCAGGCACTGATAAATCAGATACCAGCGCAGGAAAGAACACCTGAAAAACAGGCAGAATGCAGAAAACAGGCGCAGGAGAAATTGATAACCCAGGCAGCTTCAATCTTTACCGGGGAATTAAACGAATATATTGAAAATGTGCGTAGGGTTCATGAGCAGATTATTGATATTATTAATCAGGATAATCTGCTGAAAGCTGAATGGTCAAGCTATTCCAGGGACAAGGCTCAGGAAGTGGCAAGGGATTTCAGCAAATACCTGGAAACCCATAAAGACGAGATAAAAGCACTAAGCATTTTTTATGACCAGCCTTATGGTTTAAGGGAAATTACTTTTAAAATGATAAAGGATTTACTGGAAAAACTGAAACTTGACAAGCCTATGCTGGCTCCGGTTTATGTCTGGGATGCTTATGCACAACTGGATAATGTAAAGAGCAGCAGTCCAAAAAATGAACTCACTGCCCTGGTTTCCCTTATACGCAGGGTTACAGGTCTGGACAAGACTTTAACGCCTTATAACAAAACAGTAGATAATAATTTCAAGAACTGGATATTTAAAAAACATTCAGGCGCAGGTGAAAAATTCACAGATGAACAAATGGAATGGCTGAGAATGCTGAAAGACCATATTGCAGCAAGTTTTCATGTGGAAATGGATGATCTGGACTATACGCCCTTTGACGCTCATGGAGGCAGAGGGAAAATGTGGGAGTTGTTCGGGGATGGGCTGGGTGGTATTATTGATGAATTGAATGAGGCATTGGCAGCGTGA
- a CDS encoding restriction endonuclease subunit S: MREDWTKIELGALLDYVQPTNYIIKITNYNDSYKIPVLTPGKTFIKGYTNETKGIFSELPVIIFDDFTTASKYVNFKFKVKSSAMKILVPTSDYVNVKLTYYFMQVLQEINNTHKRYWISIYSKKLIPIAPLPEQRAIVSKIDQLFSELDNGIANLKAAKDKLEIYRQAVLKKAFEGGFIEKSKRSKDNWKKVKVKELGIISTGTTPSKKNKNYYLSRDFPFYKPTDLNAGKNVNTSIDALSEFGIKACRYVPPNSILVTCIGATIGKTGLIKNGGGFNQQINAIAPFEKYNPEFIYYQAISFQFQEQIKNNASATTLPILNKGKFLNLEMIICSKEEQHQIVQEIETRLSVCDNLLTTIEYSLEKSEALRQSILKQAFEGRLLSEKELDTCKQQPDWEPAEELLKRIKNENKQKKSKEKPKA, encoded by the coding sequence ATGAGAGAAGATTGGACTAAAATAGAACTAGGAGCATTGTTGGATTATGTGCAGCCAACAAATTATATTATAAAAATAACCAATTACAATGATAGTTACAAAATACCTGTTCTAACCCCTGGCAAAACTTTTATTAAGGGATATACAAATGAAACTAAAGGTATTTTTTCAGAACTACCTGTTATAATCTTTGATGATTTTACAACTGCATCTAAATATGTTAATTTCAAATTTAAAGTAAAATCTTCAGCTATGAAGATATTAGTTCCAACTTCTGATTATGTTAATGTGAAACTTACATATTACTTCATGCAGGTTTTGCAAGAAATAAATAATACCCATAAAAGGTACTGGATTTCAATCTATTCAAAAAAACTCATCCCCATCGCCCCCCTCCCCGAACAACGAGCCATAGTCTCAAAAATAGACCAATTATTCAGCGAGTTAGACAATGGCATTGCCAACCTCAAAGCCGCCAAAGACAAACTGGAAATCTACCGCCAGGCTGTTTTGAAAAAGGCGTTTGAGGGGGGATTTATAGAAAAAAGTAAAAGATCAAAAGACAATTGGAAAAAAGTAAAAGTTAAAGAATTAGGTATAATTTCTACTGGAACAACTCCTTCAAAAAAAAATAAGAACTATTATTTATCAAGAGACTTTCCCTTCTATAAACCAACAGATTTAAATGCTGGGAAAAATGTAAACACATCCATAGACGCATTATCTGAATTTGGTATAAAAGCATGCAGATACGTACCCCCTAATTCAATTCTTGTTACATGTATTGGAGCGACAATTGGTAAAACTGGGTTAATAAAAAATGGTGGCGGTTTTAATCAGCAAATTAATGCTATTGCTCCATTTGAAAAATATAATCCTGAATTTATATATTATCAGGCTATCTCGTTTCAATTTCAGGAACAAATAAAGAATAATGCTTCAGCAACTACACTTCCTATTTTAAATAAAGGAAAGTTTTTAAATCTTGAAATGATTATATGTTCAAAAGAAGAACAACACCAAATAGTCCAGGAAATCGAAACCCGCCTCTCAGTCTGCGACAACCTCCTAACCACAATAGAATACAGCCTGGAAAAATCCGAAGCCCTGCGCCAGAGCATTTTAAAGCAGGCATTTGAAGGCAGACTCCTCAGTGAAAAAGAACTGGATACCTGCAAACAGCAGCCTGACTGGGAACCTGCGGAAGAACTGTTAAAGCGGATAAAAAACGAAAACAAACAGAAAAAATCAAAAGAGAAACCCAAAGCATGA
- a CDS encoding HsdM family class I SAM-dependent methyltransferase → MSNESSIISKVWNFANILRDDGVGYGDYLEQLTYLLFLKMVDEFAKPPYNREISVPKEYDWESLRTKKGAELETHYAKMLRELSKAKGILGQIFTKSQNKIQDPAKLFKIIDMVDKEKWSMMGADLKGKIYEGLLEKNAEDTKSGAGQYFTPRALIKAMVECVRPEPMKTVCDPACGTGGFFLAAYDFIVKNHNLDKEQKAFLKNKTFHGNEIVANTRRMCLMNMFLHNIGEIDGQSFISSTDALVSDEGIRFDYVLANPPFGKKSSMTFTNEQGEQEKEDLVYNRQDFWASTSNKQLNFLQHIKTLLKTTGEAAVVLPDNVLFEGGAGETVRKELLKTADLHTILRLPTGIFYKQGVKANILFFDNKPASKKPWTKEVWVYDYRTNIHHTLKKKTLQMEDLREFITLYNPGNRNKRKETWSKENPEQRWRKFSYEEITARDKTNLDIFWLKDKSLADLDNLPDPDILANEIIENIEAGLESFRMIMETINGKQE, encoded by the coding sequence ATGAGCAATGAATCAAGCATAATATCAAAAGTCTGGAATTTTGCCAACATATTAAGAGATGACGGTGTGGGCTATGGTGATTACCTGGAACAGCTTACCTACTTACTGTTCCTGAAAATGGTGGATGAATTTGCAAAACCGCCATACAACAGGGAAATTTCAGTACCCAAAGAATATGACTGGGAAAGCCTGAGAACAAAAAAAGGAGCTGAACTGGAAACCCATTACGCAAAAATGCTCCGTGAATTATCAAAAGCAAAAGGCATATTAGGACAGATATTCACCAAATCACAAAACAAAATTCAAGACCCTGCCAAACTTTTCAAAATAATTGACATGGTGGACAAAGAAAAGTGGAGCATGATGGGTGCTGACCTTAAAGGCAAAATCTATGAAGGGCTTCTGGAAAAAAATGCCGAAGACACCAAAAGCGGTGCAGGACAATACTTTACCCCAAGAGCTTTGATTAAAGCCATGGTCGAGTGTGTGCGTCCCGAACCAATGAAAACCGTCTGTGATCCGGCTTGCGGAACAGGAGGATTTTTTCTGGCTGCTTATGATTTTATTGTAAAAAATCACAACCTGGACAAAGAGCAAAAAGCATTCTTAAAAAACAAAACCTTTCATGGAAATGAAATAGTAGCCAATACCCGTAGAATGTGCCTGATGAACATGTTTCTGCACAATATCGGAGAAATTGACGGTCAGTCATTTATTTCCTCAACAGATGCCCTGGTATCGGATGAAGGAATCAGGTTTGACTACGTGCTTGCCAATCCTCCTTTTGGGAAAAAAAGCAGCATGACATTTACAAATGAACAGGGGGAACAGGAAAAAGAAGACCTTGTTTATAACCGCCAGGACTTCTGGGCAAGCACTTCAAACAAACAGTTGAACTTCTTACAGCACATAAAGACCCTGCTTAAAACAACCGGAGAGGCTGCTGTTGTTCTTCCTGACAATGTTTTATTTGAAGGGGGCGCAGGTGAAACAGTAAGAAAAGAACTGCTCAAAACAGCAGATCTGCACACAATATTAAGACTGCCCACAGGAATATTCTACAAACAGGGAGTAAAAGCAAACATATTGTTCTTTGACAACAAACCTGCTTCAAAAAAACCCTGGACAAAAGAAGTATGGGTATATGACTATCGAACCAACATTCACCATACCCTCAAGAAAAAAACTCTGCAAATGGAAGATTTAAGGGAGTTTATAACTCTTTACAATCCTGGAAACCGAAACAAAAGAAAAGAAACATGGTCAAAAGAAAACCCGGAACAAAGATGGCGCAAATTCTCATATGAAGAAATCACTGCCAGGGATAAAACCAACCTGGACATATTCTGGCTGAAAGATAAAAGCCTTGCAGACCTGGACAATCTCCCTGACCCTGATATTCTGGCAAATGAAATCATTGAAAACATAGAAGCCGGGCTGGAAAGTTTCAGGATGATTATGGAAACTATAAATGGGAAGCAGGAATAG
- a CDS encoding carboxymuconolactone decarboxylase family protein: MTYSRYEKGLETLGKIDGKSRKDGVLQELEKISPDLARFTVEFPFGDIYSRPGLDLKSREIATISALTCLGHMNHLKDHVKAALSAGCTKTEIKEVIIQMAVYAGFPASINAMLAAREVFENQEGQTL; encoded by the coding sequence ATGACATATTCAAGATATGAAAAAGGTTTGGAAACACTTGGTAAAATTGATGGTAAATCCAGAAAGGATGGAGTTCTTCAAGAGCTTGAAAAGATTTCACCGGATTTGGCAAGGTTTACTGTTGAGTTTCCTTTTGGAGATATTTATTCACGTCCGGGCCTGGATTTGAAAAGCAGGGAGATTGCAACCATTTCAGCTTTAACCTGTCTTGGTCATATGAATCATTTGAAAGATCATGTTAAAGCAGCTCTGAGTGCTGGATGTACAAAAACCGAAATTAAGGAAGTTATTATTCAGATGGCTGTTTATGCAGGTTTTCCAGCATCTATCAATGCCATGCTTGCTGCAAGGGAAGTATTTGAAAATCAGGAAGGGCAAACTTTATAA
- a CDS encoding CBS domain-containing protein: MKIIDLINMEKLLIASPKDHAYFYLNKLINNSYYRAIVVLKDNHIVGLITQRDISWLPKEHLMPEKGIKISEIMTSNNLVVVSETISPEDAIKVMHKHRIEKLLICDKSGFFLGLLCREDLDDFKDFINYNNIGRIIRAIEFPEEYKQAGISILNYFGEILRKKYPNTQATVQIKQNGLKISMTIVTVDGDREIIEKTLNEYGLVITGKITPEQFTDDRLLIMDIKSQLNIAKAQIDNQKMMLEFQKEISRDKDEQIRKKDIRIDRFLSLMECALSRDVNVNLNVDQHHGDKNDINAGQDVTYATDQGKAITMKESRAGVVGDGADVEGGIG; encoded by the coding sequence ATGAAAATTATAGATTTAATAAATATGGAAAAATTGTTAATAGCATCGCCAAAAGATCATGCATATTTTTACCTGAACAAGTTGATCAATAATTCCTATTACAGGGCTATAGTTGTATTAAAAGATAATCATATTGTCGGCCTTATAACTCAAAGGGATATAAGTTGGCTTCCCAAAGAACATCTAATGCCTGAAAAAGGTATTAAAATTTCAGAAATAATGACAAGTAATAATTTAGTCGTTGTATCTGAAACGATCAGTCCAGAAGATGCAATCAAAGTTATGCATAAACATCGAATTGAGAAACTTTTAATCTGTGATAAAAGCGGTTTTTTTTTAGGGCTATTATGTAGGGAGGATCTTGATGATTTTAAGGATTTTATAAATTACAATAATATTGGACGAATTATTCGAGCAATTGAATTTCCAGAAGAATATAAACAGGCTGGCATTTCTATTTTGAACTATTTTGGAGAAATCTTACGTAAAAAATATCCAAACACACAAGCAACTGTTCAGATAAAACAAAACGGTCTAAAAATCTCTATGACAATTGTTACCGTTGACGGTGATAGAGAAATAATTGAGAAAACCTTGAATGAATACGGTCTTGTGATTACCGGTAAAATAACACCGGAGCAGTTTACTGATGATAGACTTTTGATTATGGATATAAAGTCTCAATTGAACATTGCAAAGGCACAGATTGATAATCAGAAAATGATGCTTGAATTCCAGAAAGAGATAAGCCGGGATAAAGATGAACAAATCAGAAAAAAAGATATTCGAATAGATAGGTTTTTATCCCTCATGGAATGTGCTTTAAGCCGGGATGTAAATGTTAATCTGAATGTAGATCAGCATCATGGAGACAAGAACGATATTAATGCCGGGCAAGATGTGACTTACGCAACAGATCAAGGCAAAGCTATCACAATGAAAGAAAGTCGGGCTGGTGTTGTTGGAGATGGTGCAGATGTTGAGGGTGGGATTGGTTGA
- a CDS encoding pentapeptide repeat-containing protein: MANQEHLEILKQGVEAWNKWREENQEVKPDISGADLRNQNLKSANFSGVDIRGSNFNGAKLEKAVFINAKGGLRKRAVLCNSFFSMICGELSGLFTAFIGVWGFFFFGRIYDTIVDTYNNTYVTVTKIIFFLIMLIIIVFGIKRHKFYSTIFLFLFLLIVVVAAAVIAAFFPEATTLITKTKKIENVIVLIAVDLVLALIAVVSVAAAVAVVVVAVAVVVVATTTAATAAIVATGAASGAVLYVVASALVPGGILSEGAGAGVVISVLISYFIAWRTYKKEDEQFLFLRKIGLSLASFNGTSFKASNLQDADFTGAFLKNTRFDSKTIITNTFWKNIKKHELTIFTGTILEKKNVRELLVNLKTNNKNLKGIDLKGANIIGIDFTRTDLRYADLDNANFSESIITGAKLYGTSREDWNIENVKCDYIYFDKEGKERYPSDENFKPGQFEELYKTIPTFEYYFEHGFTPIDMIIMDKVVQAINEKHPEFSLDMVSFDKRGTPHATFTVLYKESTDEALRQITISYERMVKNLESERDRLWALNQHLLDNPHKIENYYNVEGDLIDADAGGDVCFSKDQARAINIKESQVGVIGDGAVVETG; this comes from the coding sequence ATGGCAAATCAGGAACATCTTGAAATATTGAAGCAGGGCGTTGAGGCTTGGAATAAATGGAGGGAGGAGAATCAAGAGGTAAAGCCTGATATCAGTGGTGCTGATTTACGCAATCAAAATTTGAAAAGTGCAAACTTTTCTGGCGTTGATATACGGGGGTCAAATTTTAATGGTGCTAAACTTGAAAAAGCTGTGTTTATTAATGCAAAAGGTGGGTTAAGAAAACGTGCTGTTTTGTGTAATAGTTTCTTTTCTATGATTTGCGGTGAATTGTCAGGTTTATTTACAGCCTTTATAGGAGTATGGGGTTTCTTTTTTTTTGGAAGAATTTATGACACGATAGTAGATACTTATAATAATACATATGTGACTGTAACTAAGATAATTTTTTTTCTGATTATGTTAATTATAATTGTTTTCGGAATAAAACGGCATAAGTTTTATTCAACAATATTCTTGTTCTTGTTCTTGTTAATAGTTGTTGTAGCGGCAGCAGTAATAGCTGCATTTTTCCCAGAAGCAACAACATTAATAACAAAAACAAAAAAAATTGAAAACGTAATAGTTTTAATAGCAGTAGACTTAGTATTAGCACTAATAGCAGTTGTCTCAGTAGCAGCAGCAGTAGCAGTAGTAGTAGTTGCAGTAGCAGTAGTAGTAGTTGCAACAACAACCGCTGCAACAGCAGCAATAGTAGCAACGGGGGCAGCATCAGGAGCAGTATTATATGTAGTTGCATCAGCATTAGTACCAGGAGGAATACTAAGTGAAGGTGCAGGTGCAGGTGTAGTAATATCTGTATTAATTTCCTATTTTATTGCTTGGCGTACATATAAGAAGGAGGATGAACAGTTTTTATTTCTTCGTAAAATAGGTCTTTCTCTTGCTTCTTTTAATGGTACGAGTTTTAAAGCTTCTAATTTACAAGACGCTGATTTCACCGGAGCATTTCTGAAAAACACACGATTTGATAGCAAAACAATTATTACAAATACATTTTGGAAAAATATAAAAAAACATGAATTAACAATCTTTACTGGCACTATTTTGGAGAAAAAGAATGTTCGAGAACTACTTGTTAATCTTAAAACTAATAATAAAAATTTGAAAGGTATTGATTTAAAGGGTGCCAACATCATAGGTATTGATTTTACAAGAACAGATTTAAGATATGCAGACCTTGATAATGCAAACTTCAGCGAATCAATTATAACAGGTGCTAAACTTTACGGTACATCTCGTGAAGACTGGAATATTGAAAATGTAAAATGTGATTACATCTATTTTGATAAAGAAGGCAAAGAACGCTATCCCTCAGATGAAAATTTTAAACCCGGTCAGTTTGAGGAATTATATAAAACTATCCCGACTTTTGAATATTACTTTGAACACGGTTTCACACCTATTGATATGATAATCATGGACAAAGTTGTTCAGGCTATAAACGAAAAGCATCCTGAATTCTCATTGGATATGGTTTCCTTTGACAAACGGGGAACTCCGCACGCAACATTTACCGTTCTTTACAAAGAAAGTACCGATGAAGCACTGAGGCAGATAACAATATCTTATGAAAGAATGGTGAAAAATCTTGAATCTGAAAGAGACAGACTTTGGGCATTAAACCAGCATCTTCTTGATAATCCCCATAAAATTGAGAATTATTACAATGTTGAAGGTGATCTGATTGATGCTGACGCAGGCGGGGATGTATGCTTCTCCAAAGACCAAGCCAGAGCTATCAATATAAAAGAAAGTCAGGTTGGTGTTATTGGGGATGGTGCTGTGGTTGAGACTGGTTAA